From a single Aliidongia dinghuensis genomic region:
- a CDS encoding alkaline phosphatase family protein, translated as MPHKLEGARWTKRVVVAATIASIVGSHAAFAAQLGANDDKTTSPIKHVIVIIGENRTFDHLFGTYIPKQGQTVWNILSEGIVDQNGAPGPNFAKATQRFAADAGASYSNSPGYKNPYYLLPPPGTAGAPNTASDTNGPPFASLSVAAAYDVGLYPGDLGLLLTGASGLASTHTVDTRIKNANDMLNGPFQLTGKTLPYDAYTGSPVHRFYQMWQQLDCSVANAKPWNPSGCAADLFPWVEQTVSAGSNGAPRPANYNNHEGATSMAFYNVAKGDVPYLKSLADQYTISDNYHQAVMGGTGANHIAIGYADAIYYSDAQGNPATPPAGQVENPNPQKGTNNFYTNDGYGSTSTNMGGSYTNCSDTKQPGVAPIVKYLSSLKQPVKANCQANAYYLLNNYNPGYVGNGTVDPTDDGPFTIPPVTIRHIGDALNDAQVSWRYYGESWNDYVQDPTNPLYCNICNPFLYSTQTMTDKLQREEHLQDTTDLYNDITNGVLPAVSIVKPNGLNDGHPASSKVDLFESFTKKIVTELQKQPDLWKDTAILITVDEGGGYWDSGYVQPVDYFGDGTRIPLIVVSPYSAGGNVVHDYYDHVSIDKFIERNWSLKPLTNRSRDNLPNPVVDPSQPYVPTNSPAIGDLFEMFNFNKS; from the coding sequence ATGCCGCATAAGTTAGAAGGTGCGCGTTGGACCAAGCGCGTGGTGGTGGCTGCGACGATCGCGTCGATCGTCGGATCGCACGCTGCGTTCGCGGCCCAACTCGGCGCGAACGACGACAAGACGACCAGCCCGATCAAGCACGTGATCGTCATCATCGGTGAGAATAGAACCTTCGACCACCTGTTCGGCACGTACATTCCGAAACAAGGCCAGACCGTCTGGAACATCCTTTCCGAGGGCATCGTCGACCAGAACGGCGCGCCCGGCCCGAACTTCGCCAAGGCGACGCAGCGTTTCGCGGCCGATGCCGGGGCGAGCTACTCGAACAGCCCGGGCTATAAGAACCCTTACTATCTGCTGCCGCCGCCCGGAACGGCCGGCGCGCCGAACACGGCCAGCGACACGAACGGCCCGCCGTTTGCCAGCCTGTCGGTGGCGGCCGCCTATGACGTCGGCCTCTATCCGGGTGATCTCGGCCTGCTCCTGACCGGTGCGTCCGGCCTCGCCTCGACCCACACGGTCGACACGCGCATCAAGAACGCCAACGACATGCTGAACGGACCGTTTCAGCTGACCGGCAAGACGCTGCCCTACGATGCCTATACCGGCAGCCCGGTGCACCGCTTCTATCAGATGTGGCAACAGCTCGACTGTTCGGTCGCGAACGCGAAGCCGTGGAACCCGAGCGGCTGTGCCGCCGATCTCTTCCCCTGGGTCGAGCAGACGGTTTCGGCCGGCAGCAACGGCGCGCCGCGGCCCGCCAACTACAACAACCACGAGGGTGCCACCTCGATGGCCTTCTACAACGTCGCCAAAGGCGACGTGCCTTACCTGAAGTCGCTGGCAGACCAGTACACGATCAGCGACAACTATCATCAGGCGGTCATGGGCGGCACCGGCGCCAACCACATCGCCATCGGCTATGCCGACGCCATCTACTACAGCGACGCACAGGGCAACCCGGCGACGCCGCCGGCCGGGCAGGTCGAAAACCCGAACCCGCAGAAGGGCACCAACAACTTCTATACGAACGACGGGTACGGCTCGACCAGCACCAACATGGGCGGCAGCTACACGAACTGCTCCGATACGAAGCAGCCGGGCGTCGCCCCGATCGTGAAATACCTGTCGTCGCTGAAGCAGCCGGTGAAGGCGAACTGCCAGGCCAACGCCTACTACCTGCTCAACAACTACAACCCCGGCTATGTCGGCAACGGCACGGTCGACCCGACCGACGACGGCCCGTTCACCATCCCGCCGGTCACGATTCGCCATATCGGCGATGCGCTCAACGACGCCCAGGTCTCGTGGCGCTATTACGGCGAGAGCTGGAACGACTACGTGCAGGATCCGACGAACCCGCTCTACTGCAACATCTGCAATCCGTTCCTGTATTCGACCCAGACGATGACCGACAAACTGCAGCGCGAAGAGCATCTGCAGGACACGACGGACCTCTATAACGACATCACCAACGGCGTCCTGCCGGCCGTGTCGATCGTCAAGCCGAACGGCCTGAACGACGGCCATCCGGCGTCGTCCAAGGTCGACCTGTTCGAATCCTTCACCAAGAAGATCGTGACCGAGCTGCAGAAGCAGCCGGATCTGTGGAAGGACACGGCGATCCTGATCACCGTCGACGAGGGTGGCGGCTACTGGGACTCGGGCTATGTCCAGCCGGTCGACTATTTCGGCGACGGCACGCGCATCCCGCTGATCGTGGTCTCGCCCTATTCGGCCGGCGGCAATGTCGTGCACGACTATTACGACCACGTTTCGATCGACAAGTTCATCGAGCGGAACTGGAGCCTGAAGCCGCTGACCAACCGCAGCCGGGACAATTTGCCGAACCCGGTCGTGGACCCGAGCCAGCCCTATGTGCCCACGAACAGCCCGGCCATCGGCGACCTGTTCGAAATGTTCAACTTCAACAAGTCCTGA
- a CDS encoding ABC transporter permease, producing the protein MTLFKQIGAVTAMNLAGIPSRLGTSLVIVIGIAGVVGVLISVLAMAVGFSTALNHTGRADRAIIMRGGSTSELGSTLSRDNALTILDAPGVRKTADGKPIGSAEELVIVDLPQKGTDSGVNVTLRGIGPQGLATRPEIHLVAGRMFQPAVRELIVGTAAQAQFKGLDLGSHIAFRDSDWTVVGVFESGGDAHESEMLADAETVMSAYRRNLFQSITVLLDDAAAFDKFKDALTTNPTLSVDVRREPDYYATMSATLEKILFFVAYVVGGIMAVGALFGALNTMYSAVSARAIEIATLRALGFGATPVVISVFVEALLLSFVGGAIGAGLAWAFFNGDAANTLSGNFTQVVFRLTIGADVVVLGIVWACVIGMVGSLFPAIRAARLPIAVVLRTG; encoded by the coding sequence ATGACGCTCTTCAAGCAGATCGGCGCCGTCACGGCCATGAACCTGGCCGGCATCCCGTCGCGGCTCGGCACGTCGCTCGTCATCGTCATCGGCATCGCCGGCGTGGTCGGCGTGCTGATCTCGGTCCTCGCCATGGCGGTCGGGTTCTCGACCGCGCTCAACCATACCGGCCGCGCCGACCGGGCGATCATCATGCGCGGCGGTTCGACCTCCGAGCTCGGCAGTACGCTGTCGCGGGACAATGCGCTCACCATCCTGGATGCGCCCGGCGTCCGCAAGACGGCCGACGGCAAGCCGATCGGCTCGGCCGAAGAACTGGTGATCGTCGATCTGCCGCAGAAGGGCACGGACAGCGGGGTCAACGTCACGCTGCGCGGCATCGGCCCGCAAGGGCTTGCGACCCGGCCCGAGATCCACCTCGTCGCCGGCCGCATGTTTCAGCCGGCGGTGCGTGAGCTCATCGTCGGCACGGCGGCCCAGGCCCAGTTCAAGGGCCTCGACCTCGGCAGCCACATCGCGTTCCGCGACAGCGACTGGACTGTGGTCGGCGTGTTCGAGAGCGGCGGCGATGCCCATGAATCCGAGATGCTGGCGGATGCCGAGACGGTGATGTCGGCCTATCGGCGCAACCTGTTCCAGAGCATCACGGTGCTGCTCGACGATGCCGCGGCGTTCGACAAGTTCAAAGATGCGCTGACGACGAACCCGACGCTCTCGGTCGACGTCCGGCGCGAGCCCGACTATTACGCGACCATGTCGGCGACGCTCGAGAAGATCCTGTTCTTCGTCGCCTATGTCGTGGGCGGCATCATGGCGGTGGGTGCGCTGTTCGGCGCGCTCAACACGATGTATTCGGCGGTGAGCGCACGGGCGATCGAGATCGCGACACTAAGAGCGCTGGGCTTCGGCGCGACACCCGTCGTGATCTCGGTGTTCGTCGAGGCCTTGCTGCTGTCATTCGTTGGCGGCGCCATCGGCGCGGGCCTCGCCTGGGCCTTCTTCAATGGCGACGCGGCGAACACTTTGAGCGGCAACTTCACCCAGGTCGTGTTCCGCCTGACGATCGGTGCGGACGTGGTGGTGCTCGGCATCGTCTGGGCGTGCGTCATCGGCATGGTCGGCAGCCTGTTCCCGGCGATCCGTGCCGCGCGCCTGCCGATCGCGGTCGTGCTCCGGACCGGGTGA
- a CDS encoding transporter substrate-binding domain-containing protein has protein sequence MRKTVLIGIGLVIGSAAGAADLSAIKQRGYLTVAEPENAAPFSAGAGGQEAGFDTALLADLARAEGLEIRKVATSPAGLIAAVIEGRADLAVGGIEIARDRENLVTFTRPLADATATYLIRHDDARIHGIGDLDGRPFGIVGGTVAIAQLAQLEFRLAQAGGRLGPSSEFKATADGLDALAGGRIDYLIAPTAVADALVAAEPDKLTRGEALSSAAYFAWAVSSNGSELGALLDKFFDAEATNGALAKAQTTAFGHAYPDLPTRWDGHDWWYARKDRPIHFPVPGNGEPD, from the coding sequence ATGCGAAAAACAGTATTGATCGGTATCGGCCTGGTGATCGGCTCGGCGGCGGGCGCCGCCGATCTTTCCGCCATCAAGCAGCGGGGCTATCTGACCGTCGCGGAACCGGAAAATGCAGCGCCGTTCAGTGCCGGCGCCGGAGGCCAAGAGGCCGGTTTCGACACGGCCCTGCTGGCCGACCTCGCGCGCGCCGAAGGGCTGGAAATCCGCAAGGTCGCGACATCGCCGGCCGGCCTCATCGCGGCGGTCATCGAAGGCCGGGCCGATTTGGCGGTCGGCGGCATCGAGATCGCGCGCGACCGCGAAAATCTGGTGACATTCACCCGCCCGCTGGCGGACGCGACCGCGACCTATCTCATCCGCCATGACGACGCCCGCATCCACGGCATTGGCGATCTCGACGGCCGCCCGTTCGGCATCGTCGGCGGGACCGTCGCCATCGCGCAACTGGCGCAGCTTGAGTTCCGCCTTGCCCAAGCCGGCGGCCGGCTCGGACCGTCGAGCGAGTTCAAGGCAACGGCCGACGGGCTCGATGCGCTGGCCGGCGGCAGGATCGACTATCTGATCGCACCCACGGCTGTCGCCGACGCGCTTGTCGCGGCTGAGCCCGACAAGCTCACGCGGGGCGAGGCGCTGTCGTCGGCGGCCTATTTCGCCTGGGCGGTCAGCAGCAACGGCAGCGAACTCGGCGCACTGCTCGACAAGTTCTTCGACGCCGAAGCTACGAACGGGGCGCTCGCCAAGGCGCAGACCACCGCGTTCGGGCACGCCTACCCCGACTTGCCGACCCGCTGGGACGGACATGACTGGTGGTACGCCCGCAAGGACCGTCCGATCCATTTTCCCGTTCCCGGCAACGGCGAGCCCGACTGA
- a CDS encoding multicopper oxidase family protein produces MLLPTTAWADWDDRPGADWHPDSTPEHPCGGGAPPRGHFAREVAPASRARGLTLVVRQDGNRLCYVADEIAEAPVIRTRPGDQLVLTLRNEITDPAGIAAFVAVGQLDQPNPAVPERAGFTPVVPGARHTASGATNLHVHGFAVPPIVPQDEVMMTCADPASGPATCGRREVTYRYDIPANMPPGLYWYHPHVHGEAQAQMLMGLSGAIVVEGPDDAARRAAGIQDRIFVVRQSQDNDAASVQPAAAVPAAVPTSHKPHRPPYRPPTELAAKLGGRVDTQDELACGTGPIDEITLNGAPVLEGIPSDADLATVPMASGSRQLWRFVNAATDAFLNLALVDANGRALPIEVVARDGAPIADDAGQRRPLTTTEPQLVPPAGRIEFLVPAPVNGKAYLLSRAVDTGCSGDRVPERRLALVKTVPTAAPAASGAHPSVAEHGPAAAPDLFTGLLARPTDRVRVIAMAEYPRPGSDDQTDFYIAERRPGTSFRPFSMSAPPAIEVHANATEEWELENWTNELHAFHIHQLHFRVIEIDGKRVAEPQLLDVITVPAATIAGTGSAGTSHTGGVADVTKADPGRVVPGRVRIKLAFPASLAGDILFHCHLVDHEDNGMMGIVRVLPATATERPMRKAEASPGPFDGAPICRAQTP; encoded by the coding sequence TTGTTGCTGCCGACAACCGCCTGGGCGGATTGGGACGACCGGCCCGGGGCCGATTGGCATCCGGACTCGACGCCCGAGCATCCCTGTGGCGGCGGCGCGCCGCCGCGTGGCCATTTCGCACGCGAGGTGGCGCCGGCAAGCCGGGCGCGCGGCCTGACGCTCGTCGTCCGCCAGGACGGCAATCGGCTCTGCTACGTCGCCGACGAAATCGCCGAAGCGCCAGTCATCCGGACGCGCCCCGGAGATCAGCTGGTGCTCACGCTGCGCAACGAGATCACGGATCCGGCGGGGATCGCCGCCTTCGTTGCCGTCGGTCAACTCGACCAGCCCAATCCCGCCGTGCCCGAGCGGGCGGGCTTCACCCCGGTCGTACCCGGCGCCCGGCACACGGCGAGCGGCGCCACCAACCTCCACGTCCACGGCTTCGCGGTGCCGCCGATCGTGCCGCAGGACGAGGTCATGATGACCTGCGCCGATCCGGCGAGCGGACCCGCAACCTGCGGACGGCGCGAAGTGACCTATCGCTACGACATTCCGGCCAACATGCCGCCGGGGCTCTATTGGTACCACCCGCACGTCCATGGCGAGGCGCAGGCGCAGATGCTGATGGGCCTGTCGGGTGCCATCGTCGTCGAGGGGCCGGACGATGCGGCGCGCCGTGCGGCGGGCATCCAGGACCGGATCTTCGTCGTGCGCCAGTCCCAGGACAATGACGCCGCGTCGGTCCAGCCGGCCGCTGCGGTGCCGGCGGCCGTGCCGACATCGCACAAGCCCCATCGCCCGCCTTATCGCCCACCCACCGAACTCGCCGCCAAGCTCGGCGGGCGGGTCGACACGCAGGACGAGCTCGCGTGCGGTACGGGGCCGATCGACGAAATCACGCTCAACGGCGCGCCGGTGCTGGAAGGCATCCCGTCCGACGCCGATCTTGCGACCGTACCGATGGCGAGCGGCAGCCGGCAGCTCTGGCGCTTTGTGAATGCGGCGACCGACGCCTTTCTGAATCTGGCGCTGGTCGATGCCAACGGGCGCGCCTTGCCGATCGAGGTCGTGGCGCGCGACGGCGCGCCGATCGCCGATGATGCCGGGCAGCGGCGGCCGCTCACGACTACCGAGCCGCAACTGGTCCCGCCCGCGGGCCGGATCGAGTTTCTCGTGCCGGCGCCCGTGAACGGCAAGGCCTACCTCTTGAGCCGGGCCGTCGACACCGGCTGCAGCGGCGACCGCGTGCCGGAGCGTCGGCTCGCGCTTGTGAAGACGGTGCCGACGGCGGCCCCGGCCGCGAGCGGCGCGCACCCGTCCGTCGCCGAGCATGGTCCGGCGGCGGCGCCCGATCTCTTCACCGGCCTCTTGGCCCGGCCGACCGATCGCGTCCGCGTCATCGCCATGGCCGAATATCCGCGTCCCGGCTCGGACGATCAGACCGACTTCTATATTGCCGAACGGCGTCCCGGCACGAGCTTCCGGCCGTTCAGCATGAGCGCGCCGCCGGCCATCGAGGTTCATGCCAACGCGACCGAAGAATGGGAACTCGAGAACTGGACCAACGAGCTCCACGCCTTCCACATCCATCAACTGCATTTCCGCGTGATCGAGATCGACGGCAAGCGCGTGGCCGAGCCGCAGCTGCTCGACGTGATCACCGTTCCCGCGGCGACGATCGCCGGCACCGGTTCTGCCGGCACCAGTCATACGGGCGGCGTCGCGGACGTGACCAAGGCGGATCCTGGCCGCGTCGTGCCGGGCCGCGTGCGCATCAAGCTCGCCTTTCCGGCGAGCCTCGCGGGCGACATCCTGTTCCACTGCCACCTCGTCGACCATGAGGACAACGGCATGATGGGGATCGTCCGTGTGCTGCCCGCGACGGCGACTGAGCGGCCGATGCGCAAGGCGGAAGCATCGCCCGGGCCGTTCGACGGCGCGCCCATCTGCCGCGCCCAGACACCCTGA
- the bioD gene encoding dethiobiotin synthase — protein MSRLFVTATGTELGKTFTSAALLNGARAAGATVKGLKPVASGIDDGNLADSDPAVLLRAQGEAVDWVQVERICPWHFAAALSPDMAAAREGRRVPFDELVGFCRRGLAGSEEFVLVEGVGGVMAPIDERHTVLDWVKALEIPALLVAGTYLGTISHTLTALATLAGRGVPVEALVLSESEASPVPPAETAAAIQRFAPGLAILHAPRLAGPDAWRGLADLYPALKRAGRSAGGAPAPR, from the coding sequence GTGAGCCGTCTCTTCGTCACGGCGACCGGCACCGAGCTCGGCAAGACCTTCACCAGCGCGGCACTGCTCAACGGTGCGCGGGCGGCGGGCGCGACCGTGAAGGGACTGAAGCCGGTCGCGAGCGGCATCGACGACGGCAATCTCGCCGACAGCGACCCTGCCGTACTGCTGCGCGCCCAGGGCGAGGCCGTCGACTGGGTCCAAGTCGAGCGGATCTGTCCCTGGCATTTCGCGGCGGCGCTGTCGCCCGACATGGCGGCGGCGCGTGAGGGGCGGCGCGTGCCGTTCGACGAGCTCGTCGGTTTCTGCCGGCGGGGGCTTGCGGGATCTGAGGAGTTCGTCCTGGTCGAGGGCGTCGGCGGCGTCATGGCGCCGATCGACGAGCGGCACACCGTGCTCGACTGGGTCAAGGCGCTGGAGATCCCGGCGCTCCTGGTTGCTGGGACCTATCTCGGCACGATCAGCCATACGCTGACCGCGCTCGCCACACTCGCCGGCCGTGGCGTGCCGGTCGAGGCGTTGGTGCTGAGCGAGTCCGAAGCCTCGCCCGTGCCGCCAGCCGAGACCGCGGCGGCGATCCAGCGCTTCGCGCCAGGCCTCGCGATCCTGCACGCACCGCGCCTGGCCGGGCCCGACGCCTGGCGCGGTCTGGCGGATCTCTATCCAGCGCTCAAGCGAGCCGGTCGAAGCGCAGGCGGCGCGCCCGCGCCCCGCTGA
- a CDS encoding Gfo/Idh/MocA family protein: MSYRVAVLGLGVMGQRMLGHLALHDRFEILGGWDASPAARDHAKTLHPSVNFDTPADELIRSAETDLVYIGVPPLAHAGYALAAIDARKAVLCEKPLGVDIAESRTLTEQMEASALPQAVNFAYGSSRAGEVIERAWRTGEFGTLLGVDIRQHFAVWPRPWQASARWLALRQEGGFVREVLSHFLYLADRVLGPARLDAADVRYPADPTLCETYASARLTAAQVPITVATSAGGVGPDLVEITFWGTRKSHRIVDWYRTQESDGGPWVETTPAVDDYRRDGAFRQLDQIARMLESQPHSLPDFRAALRVQELVEAILAQGAA; this comes from the coding sequence ATGAGCTATCGCGTCGCCGTTCTGGGCCTGGGCGTCATGGGCCAGCGCATGCTGGGGCATCTGGCGCTGCACGACCGGTTCGAGATCCTGGGCGGCTGGGATGCCTCGCCCGCGGCGCGCGACCATGCAAAGACGCTGCATCCGTCCGTCAATTTCGACACGCCGGCCGACGAACTCATCCGCTCGGCCGAGACCGATCTCGTCTATATCGGCGTGCCGCCGCTCGCCCATGCCGGCTACGCGCTCGCCGCGATCGACGCGCGCAAGGCGGTGCTGTGCGAGAAGCCGCTCGGCGTCGACATCGCCGAGAGCCGCACGCTGACTGAGCAGATGGAGGCGTCGGCGCTGCCCCAGGCGGTCAACTTCGCCTATGGCTCGTCACGGGCCGGCGAGGTGATCGAGCGCGCTTGGCGGACGGGCGAATTCGGCACGCTCTTGGGCGTCGACATCCGCCAGCATTTCGCGGTCTGGCCGCGGCCGTGGCAGGCGAGCGCCAGGTGGCTGGCGCTCAGGCAGGAAGGCGGCTTCGTGCGCGAGGTGCTGTCGCATTTCCTTTATCTCGCCGACCGGGTGCTGGGCCCGGCGCGGCTCGATGCCGCCGACGTGCGCTACCCGGCCGATCCCACCCTCTGCGAGACCTATGCGAGCGCACGCCTCACGGCCGCCCAAGTGCCGATCACGGTCGCGACCTCGGCCGGCGGCGTCGGCCCCGACCTGGTCGAGATCACCTTCTGGGGCACCAGGAAGTCGCATCGCATCGTCGACTGGTACCGGACCCAGGAGAGCGACGGCGGCCCTTGGGTCGAGACCACACCGGCTGTCGACGACTACCGGCGCGACGGTGCGTTCCGTCAGCTGGACCAGATCGCCCGGATGCTCGAAAGCCAACCGCACAGCCTGCCCGACTTCCGCGCGGCGCTCCGCGTGCAGGAGCTGGTCGAGGCCATTCTCGCGCAGGGAGCGGCCTAA
- a CDS encoding serine hydrolase — MIDLDLAKLTDHIDRLIAPWAKPATPGCTVGVLSGGRVLLQRSAGLASLELDVPIGPDTCFRVASVTKQFTCAAILLLGSEGKLRLDQDVHELLPNLPDFGERITLDHLMHNTSGLRDFLELMRMAGMDLQIPCTPEDLLAAIKLQRTLNFTPGGRFAYSNTNFLLLGRIVERLSGQPLGAFVGERILAPLGMTRSRLVQATSEVVPGLATGYIPQGDGYVRAGHAFPQGGEGGLVSCVGDLALWDHNFTTGTVGGVDLGEALAAQAPFLNGRTNSYARGLQVKPYRGLRTVDHGGLWPGFKTEFLRVPALGITVLAIANNAAVDCYRLAHRVLDGIVDGLPEVPAAPPLPPRAALDRLAGRYLDPETAATVEFSVTDDGTPSATMHGVPFALEATEDGRLTAARGAFDFVAQPTSDGESVAIEFDAGTHALFQRVPTAPVPLPVGLAGRYACAELGAIWTVTVESETSAQVAVSGPLHHAGPWPLRAIAGDRLRIEVPSVLFKAWFDIQVRHGTGTICSFEVSGARARRLRFDRLA; from the coding sequence ATGATCGATCTCGACCTCGCGAAACTCACTGACCATATCGACCGGCTGATCGCGCCCTGGGCGAAGCCCGCGACGCCGGGCTGCACGGTCGGCGTCCTCAGCGGCGGCCGCGTGCTGCTGCAGCGCTCGGCCGGGCTCGCGAGCCTCGAGCTCGACGTGCCGATCGGGCCCGATACCTGCTTCCGCGTCGCCTCGGTCACGAAGCAGTTCACCTGCGCCGCGATCCTGCTGCTTGGCTCCGAGGGCAAGCTCCGGCTCGACCAGGACGTGCATGAGCTGCTGCCGAACCTGCCGGATTTCGGCGAGCGCATCACGCTCGACCATCTGATGCACAACACGAGCGGCCTCAGGGACTTCCTCGAGTTGATGCGCATGGCCGGCATGGATCTGCAGATCCCGTGCACGCCGGAGGATCTGCTGGCCGCAATCAAGCTGCAGCGCACGCTCAACTTCACGCCGGGCGGCCGCTTCGCCTACAGCAACACGAATTTCCTGCTGCTGGGCCGGATCGTCGAGCGGCTCTCCGGCCAGCCGCTCGGCGCTTTCGTCGGCGAGCGCATCCTGGCGCCGCTCGGCATGACCCGCTCGCGCCTGGTCCAGGCCACGAGCGAGGTCGTGCCCGGCCTCGCGACCGGCTACATCCCGCAGGGCGACGGCTATGTCCGCGCCGGCCACGCCTTCCCACAGGGCGGCGAGGGCGGGCTCGTCTCGTGCGTCGGCGATCTGGCACTCTGGGATCATAATTTCACGACCGGCACGGTCGGCGGCGTGGACCTGGGCGAGGCGCTGGCCGCCCAGGCGCCGTTCTTGAATGGCCGGACCAATTCCTATGCCCGCGGCCTGCAGGTGAAGCCCTATCGCGGCTTGCGCACGGTCGACCATGGCGGGCTCTGGCCAGGCTTCAAGACCGAGTTCCTGCGCGTGCCGGCGCTCGGCATCACGGTGCTCGCCATCGCCAACAACGCGGCGGTCGATTGCTATCGCCTGGCCCATCGGGTGCTCGACGGCATCGTCGACGGCCTGCCTGAAGTCCCGGCGGCCCCGCCCCTGCCGCCGCGCGCGGCGCTCGACCGGCTCGCCGGGCGCTATCTCGATCCCGAGACCGCCGCCACCGTCGAATTCTCGGTCACCGACGACGGGACGCCGTCCGCGACGATGCACGGCGTGCCGTTCGCGCTCGAGGCGACGGAGGACGGCCGCCTCACGGCGGCGCGCGGTGCCTTCGATTTCGTGGCGCAGCCGACGAGCGACGGCGAGAGCGTCGCGATCGAGTTCGACGCCGGCACCCACGCGCTCTTCCAGCGCGTGCCGACGGCGCCCGTGCCGCTGCCGGTCGGCCTCGCCGGCCGCTATGCCTGCGCGGAACTGGGCGCCATCTGGACGGTGACGGTCGAGAGCGAGACCTCGGCCCAGGTCGCGGTCAGCGGGCCCCTGCACCATGCCGGCCCTTGGCCGCTCCGCGCGATCGCCGGCGACCGGCTGCGCATCGAGGTGCCGAGCGTGCTGTTCAAGGCCTGGTTCGACATCCAGGTCCGGCACGGCACCGGCACGATCTGCAGCTTCGAGGTCAGCGGGGCGCGGGCGCGCCGCCTGCGCTTCGACCGGCTCGCTTGA
- a CDS encoding aminotransferase class I/II-fold pyridoxal phosphate-dependent enzyme yields MTSLDQFAAQKLAELDAKSLRRSLRETRRDGAVHAWRDGRRVLAFCDNDYLNLSQDERVKRAAIAAIETHGTGSGASRLVTGNHPLYAALEARLAALKGTEDAIVFGSGYLANIGIVPALVGPGDLILADALAHACLNAGARLSGAKVVLFRHNDLAHLTDLLASLRGAHRHCMILIDRVYSMDGDLAPVAEISALADQYDAWLMTDDAHGIGVLPKEDPALVPLQMGTLSKALGSYGGYLCAKAPIVDLLRSRARSFVYTTGLPPASVAAALAALDVIEGDPEWARTPVERARQFTRLLNLPNAESPIVPVVIGEADAALAASERLLEQGFLVTAIRPPTVPDGTARLRITFSAGHSEADVAALAEAVRAVLP; encoded by the coding sequence ATGACCTCACTCGATCAATTCGCGGCGCAGAAGCTCGCCGAGCTCGATGCCAAGTCGCTCCGCCGCAGCCTGCGCGAAACGCGGCGCGACGGTGCCGTCCATGCCTGGCGTGACGGCCGGCGCGTGCTCGCGTTCTGCGACAACGACTATCTGAACCTGAGCCAGGATGAGCGGGTGAAGCGGGCGGCGATCGCGGCGATCGAGACGCACGGCACCGGCTCCGGCGCCTCGCGGCTCGTCACCGGCAACCATCCGCTCTATGCGGCGCTCGAGGCGCGGCTCGCCGCCTTGAAGGGCACCGAGGACGCGATCGTGTTCGGCAGCGGCTATCTCGCCAACATCGGCATCGTGCCGGCGCTGGTGGGGCCGGGCGACCTCATCCTGGCCGACGCGCTCGCCCACGCCTGCCTCAATGCCGGCGCGCGGCTCTCCGGCGCCAAGGTCGTCCTGTTCCGGCATAACGACCTGGCGCATCTGACTGACCTGCTCGCCAGCCTGCGCGGCGCGCACCGCCATTGCATGATCCTGATCGACCGGGTCTACAGCATGGACGGCGACCTGGCGCCGGTCGCGGAGATCTCGGCGCTCGCCGACCAGTATGACGCCTGGCTCATGACTGACGATGCCCACGGCATCGGCGTGCTGCCGAAGGAGGACCCGGCGCTGGTGCCGCTGCAGATGGGCACGCTGTCGAAGGCGCTCGGCTCCTACGGCGGCTATCTCTGCGCCAAGGCGCCGATCGTCGATCTGCTCCGCAGCCGCGCGCGCTCGTTCGTCTATACGACCGGCCTGCCGCCGGCCTCGGTCGCGGCCGCGCTCGCCGCACTCGACGTGATCGAGGGCGATCCGGAATGGGCGCGCACACCGGTCGAGCGCGCCCGTCAGTTCACGCGGCTCCTGAACCTGCCCAATGCCGAAAGCCCGATCGTGCCGGTCGTGATCGGCGAGGCGGACGCGGCACTCGCGGCCTCGGAACGGCTCTTGGAGCAGGGCTTCCTCGTGACGGCGATCCGGCCGCCGACGGTGCCGGACGGCACGGCGCGGCTGCGCATCACCTTTTCCGCCGGGCACAGCGAGGCCGATGTCGCGGCGCTGGCGGAGGCCGTGCGGGCCGTGCTCCCGTGA